From Acidihalobacter aeolianus, a single genomic window includes:
- the yihA gene encoding ribosome biogenesis GTP-binding protein YihA/YsxC — MHKRYQNARFVTSAASVASLPPETGAEVAFAGRSNAGKSSALNRICHQKALARTSKTPGRTQQINFFDVGEGRHLVDLPGYGYARVEKSRQRQWGAFLQHYLLERGALRGLILLMDIRHPLTPLDEQLLNLCREAGVPVHVLLTKSDKLKRGQATTARREVKKRLEAEGLHAEVQLFSALNGEGLEAVQARLDDWLGFGPPAGADAAAETSGPEAG; from the coding sequence ATGCACAAGCGCTACCAGAACGCCCGTTTCGTCACCAGCGCCGCCTCGGTTGCCAGCCTCCCGCCCGAGACCGGAGCCGAGGTGGCCTTCGCCGGGCGCTCCAACGCCGGCAAGTCGAGCGCCCTGAACCGCATCTGTCATCAGAAGGCGCTGGCGCGGACCAGCAAGACGCCGGGGCGTACGCAGCAGATCAATTTCTTCGACGTCGGCGAGGGACGCCATCTCGTCGATCTCCCTGGCTACGGCTACGCCCGCGTGGAGAAATCCCGTCAACGTCAGTGGGGGGCGTTCCTGCAGCACTATCTGCTGGAGCGAGGAGCGTTGCGCGGCCTGATCCTGCTGATGGACATCCGCCATCCGCTCACGCCGCTGGACGAGCAGCTGCTGAATCTATGCCGCGAAGCCGGGGTGCCGGTACACGTGCTGCTGACCAAGTCAGACAAGCTCAAGCGCGGCCAGGCGACGACCGCCCGCCGCGAGGTGAAGAAACGCCTGGAGGCCGAAGGCCTGCACGCCGAGGTGCAGCTGTTTTCCGCCCTCAACGGCGAAGGACTCGAAGCCGTGCAGGCACGGCTGGACGACTGGCTGGGCTTCGGGCCACCCGCTGGCGCGGACGCCGCGGCGGAAACCTCAGGGCCAGAGGCGGGCTAG
- a CDS encoding c-type cytochrome — MKGLSYLFGFAALCAVGAVNAAEPAPPVGSAAAGKALTATCAACHGAAGVGVSPDFPNLAGQSEVYLNKQLDDFKSGARKNVIMNAMVATLTPQNVRDIAAYYASLPAAAPSVTPAADPKTLALGARIYNDGLAGVTACVRCHAAGGVGQLGHFPRLAGQHAKYLAAQLEAFKKGVRGNDAGKMMAHVAAGMNAQDMQAVAQYLQSL, encoded by the coding sequence ATGAAGGGATTGAGTTACTTGTTTGGATTCGCGGCATTGTGTGCCGTGGGCGCAGTCAATGCCGCCGAACCGGCGCCGCCGGTTGGCAGCGCTGCCGCTGGCAAGGCGCTGACCGCGACCTGTGCCGCCTGCCACGGTGCGGCGGGCGTCGGGGTTTCCCCGGATTTCCCCAATCTGGCCGGGCAGAGCGAGGTCTATCTGAACAAACAGCTGGACGACTTCAAGAGTGGCGCGCGCAAGAACGTGATCATGAATGCGATGGTGGCGACGCTGACACCGCAGAACGTGCGCGATATCGCAGCCTACTATGCCAGCCTGCCCGCGGCGGCACCGTCGGTTACGCCCGCGGCGGACCCCAAGACGCTCGCGCTGGGTGCGCGGATTTACAACGACGGGCTGGCCGGCGTCACTGCCTGCGTTCGCTGCCATGCGGCAGGCGGGGTCGGACAGTTGGGACATTTCCCACGGCTGGCAGGACAGCACGCCAAATACCTCGCGGCGCAATTGGAGGCGTTCAAAAAAGGCGTGCGCGGCAATGATGCGGGCAAGATGATGGCGCATGTCGCTGCCGGCATGAATGCCCAGGACATGCAGGCGGTCGCGCAATATCTGCAAAGCCTGTAG
- the polA gene encoding DNA polymerase I: protein MKPSPLVLVDGSSYLYRAFHALPELTSPSGAPTGAVYGVANMLRRLLKDYQPSHLAVVFDAKGRTFRDDLYPEYKAHRPPMPEDLAAQIEPLHSLLRAMGLPILVEEGVEADDVIGALARQAARRGEQVVISSGDKDLAQLVDDRITLINTMSGSVLDRTGVIEKFGVPPERIIDYLALIGDSVDNVPGVEKCGPKTAVKWLTAYDDLDGVMAHADEIGGKVGENLRRALDDLPRSRELVTLRTELDLDYRPEALALQAGDTQALRTQLADLGFTTWLRELEPATDEPAPADPTAASGADYEAVLDEAALTRWLERLEAAELFAFDTETTSLDYMQARVVGLSFAVEPGEAAYVPLAHDYPGVPDQLDREAVLARLKPLLEDPSRAKVGHHLKYDRNVLLHHGIALDGIRHDTMLESYVLDSTATRHDLDTLCEAHLGHRNIAYEDVAGKGAKQIPFSAVAIDDATPYAAEDADMTLSLHRVFWPRLSQTEGQRRVYEEIEMPLVPVLSRMEWHGVRVDANRLRAQSAELAAEMSRLERQAREIAGSAFNLGSPKQIQEILYDQLKLPVIRKTPKGQPSTAEDVLEELATQHELPRVILEHRTLSKLKSTYTDRLPERVDPDTGRVHTSYHQAVASTGRLSSSDPNLQNIPVRTEAGRRIRQAFVASPGHILLAADYSQIELRIMAHLSGDEGLRRAFAAGQDIHRATAAEVFGVAPEAVEADQRRAAKAINFGLIYGMSAFGLAKQLGIGRNEAQAYVDRYFERYPGVREYMESTRRQAADLGYVETLFGRRLYLPEINSRNGQRRAQAERVAINAPMQGTAADIIKHAMIAVDGWIQREAPAVKLIMQVHDELVLEVPEAQADTAREALRTHMESAAELDVALVVDIGSGLDWDAAH, encoded by the coding sequence ATGAAACCATCACCACTCGTCCTCGTCGACGGCTCCTCCTATCTCTACCGCGCCTTCCATGCGCTGCCGGAGCTGACCAGTCCTTCCGGGGCACCCACCGGCGCGGTCTACGGCGTCGCCAACATGCTGCGCCGGCTGCTCAAGGACTACCAGCCCAGTCACCTCGCGGTGGTGTTCGACGCCAAGGGCAGGACCTTCCGCGACGACCTCTACCCCGAATACAAGGCACACCGCCCGCCGATGCCGGAGGACCTTGCCGCGCAAATCGAACCGCTGCACTCGCTGCTGCGCGCCATGGGCCTGCCGATCCTGGTCGAGGAGGGCGTGGAGGCCGACGACGTGATCGGCGCGCTCGCGCGGCAGGCCGCCCGGCGCGGCGAACAGGTGGTGATCTCCTCCGGCGACAAGGACCTCGCCCAGCTGGTCGACGACCGCATCACCCTGATCAACACCATGAGCGGGAGCGTGCTCGACCGCACCGGCGTGATCGAGAAGTTCGGCGTGCCGCCGGAGCGCATCATCGACTACCTCGCACTCATCGGCGACAGCGTGGACAACGTCCCGGGTGTCGAGAAATGCGGCCCCAAGACCGCGGTGAAGTGGCTCACCGCCTACGACGACCTCGACGGCGTCATGGCCCACGCCGACGAAATCGGCGGCAAGGTCGGCGAGAACCTGCGCCGCGCGCTCGACGACCTGCCGCGTTCGCGCGAACTGGTCACTCTGCGCACCGAACTCGACCTCGACTACCGCCCCGAGGCGCTGGCGCTGCAGGCCGGCGATACGCAGGCGCTGCGCACTCAGCTGGCGGACCTCGGTTTCACCACCTGGCTGCGCGAGCTGGAACCGGCCACGGACGAACCCGCCCCCGCCGACCCGACCGCGGCGAGCGGCGCCGACTACGAGGCCGTGCTCGATGAGGCCGCGCTGACGCGCTGGCTCGAACGGCTCGAGGCCGCCGAGCTGTTCGCCTTCGACACCGAGACTACCAGTCTCGACTACATGCAGGCGCGCGTGGTCGGGCTGTCGTTCGCGGTCGAGCCCGGCGAGGCGGCCTACGTCCCGCTCGCGCACGACTATCCCGGCGTCCCCGACCAGCTCGACCGCGAAGCGGTGCTCGCCCGTCTTAAACCTCTGCTGGAGGACCCCTCGCGCGCCAAGGTCGGACACCATCTCAAGTACGACCGCAACGTGCTGCTGCACCACGGCATCGCGCTCGACGGCATCCGCCACGACACCATGCTCGAGTCCTACGTACTCGACTCGACCGCGACCCGGCACGATCTCGACACCCTATGCGAAGCGCACCTCGGGCACCGCAACATCGCCTACGAGGACGTCGCCGGCAAGGGCGCCAAACAGATCCCGTTCAGCGCCGTCGCGATCGACGACGCCACCCCGTACGCCGCCGAGGATGCCGACATGACGCTCTCGCTGCACCGGGTGTTCTGGCCGCGGCTGAGTCAGACGGAGGGCCAGCGACGGGTCTACGAGGAGATCGAGATGCCGCTGGTACCCGTGCTCTCGCGCATGGAATGGCATGGCGTGCGGGTGGACGCGAACCGGCTGCGCGCGCAGAGCGCCGAACTGGCCGCCGAGATGAGCCGCCTGGAGCGTCAGGCGCGCGAGATCGCCGGCAGCGCCTTCAACCTCGGCTCGCCGAAGCAGATCCAGGAGATCCTGTACGATCAGCTCAAGCTGCCGGTGATCCGCAAGACGCCCAAGGGGCAGCCCTCGACCGCCGAGGACGTGCTCGAGGAGCTGGCGACGCAGCACGAGCTGCCGCGCGTGATCCTGGAACACCGCACTCTGTCCAAGCTCAAGTCGACCTACACGGACCGCCTGCCCGAGCGGGTCGACCCAGACACCGGGCGGGTGCACACCTCCTACCATCAAGCCGTTGCCTCCACCGGCCGGCTGTCGTCCTCCGACCCCAACCTGCAGAACATCCCGGTGCGCACCGAGGCCGGCCGGCGCATTCGCCAGGCCTTCGTGGCCTCGCCGGGCCACATCCTGCTGGCCGCGGACTACTCGCAGATCGAGCTGCGCATCATGGCGCACCTGTCCGGCGACGAGGGCCTGCGCCGCGCCTTCGCGGCGGGCCAGGACATCCACCGCGCCACCGCCGCCGAGGTCTTCGGCGTGGCACCCGAGGCGGTGGAAGCGGATCAGCGTCGCGCCGCCAAGGCGATCAACTTCGGCCTGATCTACGGCATGTCGGCCTTCGGGCTTGCCAAGCAGCTCGGTATCGGCCGCAACGAGGCCCAGGCCTACGTCGACCGCTACTTCGAGCGCTATCCCGGCGTACGGGAATACATGGAATCGACGCGCAGGCAGGCAGCCGACCTCGGCTACGTGGAAACCCTGTTCGGTCGCCGTCTGTACCTGCCGGAAATCAACTCGCGCAACGGCCAGCGACGCGCCCAGGCCGAGCGCGTCGCCATCAACGCCCCGATGCAGGGCACCGCCGCGGACATCATCAAGCACGCCATGATCGCCGTCGACGGCTGGATCCAGCGCGAGGCACCCGCAGTGAAGCTGATCATGCAGGTGCACGACGAACTCGTGCTGGAAGTCCCGGAGGCACAGGCCGACACCGCCCGCGAGGCACTGCGCACACATATGGAGAGTGCCGCCGAACTGGACGTAGCCCTGGTGGTGGACATCGGCAGCGGCCTCGACTGGGACGCCGCTCACTGA
- the ccsB gene encoding c-type cytochrome biogenesis protein CcsB, producing MSSVPHDLMEGLEKPSLLRQLKPTDWAWAATVLAGALFVYFHFIQEMWMWQEIILTMAAVGLIGVGWRWRQMQVFSLVVAAISLFGIWLYGSDYNAATTNPILHYVLSSPSAIAWMDGILVASTVAYLLGLVAKSDRFSELALRAGSWLAWSGVTMGFSALMIRWRESYLIRPSFGHIPVSDLFDVFVLFCSLTTLMYLYFETKYKNRALGALAMLIVSAAVGFLIYYTVVWHADKIEPLIPALQSFWMKIHVPANFIGYGAFSFSAMVGAAYLVRLRAERVNPQGRIARRLPSLDLMDEVMYSYNAVGFAFFTLATILGALWAAEAWGGYWSWDPKETWALIVWLNYAAWLHMRFTKGWRGKPMALWSLIGLGVVTFCFLGVNIWLSGLHSYGKL from the coding sequence ATGTCGTCCGTACCACATGATCTAATGGAGGGCCTGGAAAAGCCCTCGTTGCTGCGCCAGTTGAAGCCCACCGACTGGGCGTGGGCGGCCACGGTGCTCGCCGGCGCCCTGTTCGTCTACTTCCATTTCATCCAGGAAATGTGGATGTGGCAGGAGATAATCCTGACCATGGCCGCCGTCGGGCTGATCGGAGTCGGTTGGCGCTGGCGGCAGATGCAGGTGTTCAGCCTGGTGGTGGCCGCCATCAGCCTGTTCGGCATCTGGCTCTACGGCTCGGACTACAATGCGGCGACGACCAACCCGATTCTGCATTACGTGCTGTCCAGTCCGTCGGCCATTGCCTGGATGGACGGCATTCTGGTGGCCTCGACCGTGGCCTATCTGCTGGGCTTGGTCGCGAAGAGCGATCGCTTTTCCGAACTTGCGCTGCGCGCCGGCAGCTGGCTAGCCTGGAGCGGCGTCACCATGGGCTTCTCGGCGCTGATGATCCGCTGGCGCGAGTCGTACCTGATCCGCCCCAGTTTCGGACACATTCCGGTCAGTGATCTGTTCGATGTGTTCGTGCTGTTCTGTTCACTGACCACGTTGATGTACCTCTACTTCGAAACCAAATATAAAAATAGAGCGCTTGGGGCGCTTGCTATGCTGATTGTCAGTGCGGCCGTCGGTTTCCTGATCTACTACACGGTGGTCTGGCATGCGGACAAGATCGAGCCTCTGATCCCCGCGTTGCAGAGCTTCTGGATGAAGATTCACGTCCCGGCCAATTTCATCGGCTACGGCGCGTTCTCCTTCTCCGCGATGGTGGGCGCGGCCTATCTGGTGCGACTGCGCGCCGAACGTGTCAATCCCCAGGGCCGTATTGCACGCCGCCTGCCCAGCCTGGATCTGATGGACGAGGTGATGTACAGCTATAACGCTGTAGGATTTGCTTTCTTTACCTTGGCGACCATCCTCGGCGCGCTGTGGGCGGCGGAGGCCTGGGGCGGCTACTGGTCCTGGGATCCGAAGGAGACCTGGGCGCTGATCGTGTGGCTCAACTACGCAGCCTGGCTGCACATGCGCTTCACCAAGGGCTGGCGCGGTAAGCCGATGGCGCTGTGGTCGCTGATTGGTCTTGGCGTCGTTACCTTCTGTTTCCTGGGCGTCAACATCTGGCTGTCGGGTCTGCATTCCTACGGCAAGCTCTGA
- a CDS encoding thiol:disulfide interchange protein DsbA/DsbL: MRRLFAAFLFLLPLAAMAGGQQKTFDEGIEYQLISPRPTLPLNVSKGKVQVAEFFWYQCPHCAHLEPTLEHWRRHDMPADVEFVRVPAVLAPNWYFMARVYYTAQLLGVEARMTPILFKAIQADGRKMEDLKGVEALFARQGVPEKRFKEAFESLAVSTRVRRAIQLTHEYGITGVPTLVVNGRYRVDPNRVGSYPRMLRVVDYLVHHVHDENVHAGHAQQHTDLSRAE, from the coding sequence GTGCGACGTCTGTTCGCAGCCTTCCTGTTCCTGCTGCCGCTGGCCGCGATGGCCGGCGGTCAGCAGAAAACCTTTGACGAAGGTATTGAGTACCAACTGATCAGTCCGCGGCCGACATTGCCGCTCAACGTTTCAAAGGGCAAGGTGCAGGTGGCCGAGTTCTTTTGGTATCAGTGCCCGCACTGCGCCCATCTGGAGCCAACGCTGGAACACTGGCGGCGCCACGACATGCCGGCGGACGTGGAGTTCGTGCGCGTGCCCGCGGTGCTCGCGCCCAACTGGTACTTCATGGCACGGGTCTACTACACCGCACAGTTGCTGGGTGTCGAAGCGCGTATGACGCCCATCCTGTTCAAGGCCATTCAGGCCGATGGCAGGAAAATGGAGGATCTTAAAGGCGTGGAGGCCCTGTTTGCTCGGCAGGGTGTGCCTGAGAAGCGCTTCAAGGAAGCTTTCGAATCGCTGGCGGTGTCGACCCGGGTGCGCAGAGCGATACAGCTTACGCATGAATACGGAATTACCGGTGTACCGACCCTGGTGGTTAACGGACGATATCGGGTGGATCCAAACCGTGTCGGTAGCTACCCACGCATGCTGCGCGTGGTCGACTATCTGGTCCACCACGTACACGATGAAAACGTGCATGCAGGTCATGCACAGCAGCATACCGACTTGAGCCGGGCCGAATGA
- a CDS encoding LOG family protein yields MDKQDRAHTQHLELWPMNDSELTRESWKIFQIMAEFVEGFERLARIRPSVSIFGSARTPPGSPLYRLAEDIALRLSESGFAVVSGGGPGIMEAANKGAFQGKSLSVGLNIQLPHEQSSNDYQDLSLTFRHFFSRKVMFVKYASAYVVLPGGFGTLDELAEILTLVQTGKTRRIPIVLVHSPFWEGLLKWFREVLVKEGTISAEDIDLMTVVDNPADVVNAIFDHYEQRDIEPSPEERERLLDL; encoded by the coding sequence ATGGATAAGCAGGATCGCGCGCATACGCAGCACCTTGAGCTGTGGCCGATGAACGACTCGGAGCTCACTCGCGAGAGCTGGAAGATCTTCCAGATCATGGCCGAGTTCGTGGAGGGTTTCGAGCGCCTGGCGCGCATCCGCCCCTCGGTCAGTATTTTCGGTTCTGCGCGCACGCCGCCCGGGAGCCCGCTGTACCGCCTGGCCGAGGACATTGCCCTGCGTCTGTCCGAGTCCGGTTTCGCGGTGGTCAGCGGCGGTGGCCCGGGCATCATGGAAGCCGCCAACAAGGGGGCGTTTCAGGGCAAATCCCTGTCCGTGGGTCTCAATATCCAGCTGCCGCACGAGCAGAGCAGCAACGATTACCAGGACCTGTCGCTGACCTTCCGTCATTTCTTCTCGCGCAAGGTCATGTTCGTCAAATACGCCTCGGCCTACGTGGTGCTGCCCGGTGGCTTCGGCACGTTGGACGAACTGGCCGAGATCCTCACCCTGGTGCAGACCGGCAAGACCCGACGCATTCCCATCGTGCTGGTACACAGCCCGTTCTGGGAGGGGCTGCTCAAGTGGTTCCGCGAGGTGCTGGTCAAGGAGGGCACCATCAGTGCGGAGGACATCGATCTCATGACCGTGGTCGATAATCCCGCGGACGTGGTGAACGCGATTTTCGATCATTACGAGCAGCGCGACATCGAACCCTCGCCCGAGGAACGCGAGCGCCTGCTCGATCTGTAG
- a CDS encoding cytochrome c biogenesis protein ResB, with protein MSQAATMTPPNPSRERPSTSRILLEFLGSMNLAVTLLVIVAIAAIIGTVLNQDKPYSDYLLEFGPYWFKVFRDLGLYDVYSATWFVLIMTFLVISTSVCVYRNGPRMLREMRQYRVNVQAKSLRLMRHHEERETAVEIAGVEARAKRLLQNHGYRVREEDHGDHRVLAAMRGRYNRFGYLLTHIGIVVILIGGMLDSNMFLKMAVALGKLKVETHDVPVSQVPASSRIGTWNPSYRGNVSIPEGQSANVLFLQLKDGYVVQQLPFTVTVKKFTVKHYITGQPKDFQSEVVVHDPRTGKTVHDTIRVNHPLDFDGDKIFQASFGDGGSKLQFKIWSLAGVSKPLDFKGTVFGKYALDTQDGKRQLEIDNFRMYNIEQKPGENGISKPVDLGPSVTFKLRNSQGEANEYVNYLVPRRVDGISYFLSGVRSEPNKPYRYLHIPAGPNGGVHRFMQFAEAMHSKTMLDKVSGSMAENTLAAMGKNGDAATLSKIKSSIRQILQLFAQGGYTAVVQSVRERVPADRQKEAADAFLKVLNAGLEGVYRDVLAQDGVNSPTQQDWNFFQAAVPSLSVLPLYGAPVYLQLTNFKQIQAAGLQITRYPGAKVVWIGALMLLSGIFLMFFVSHRRIWLRTEPRGDGGTRVLFAGTSNRNMMEFDRHFGQLKDALFSKLRP; from the coding sequence ATGAGTCAAGCCGCCACCATGACGCCGCCGAATCCTTCGCGCGAGCGTCCGAGTACGTCCCGCATCCTGTTGGAATTTCTCGGCTCGATGAATCTGGCGGTCACGCTGCTGGTGATCGTGGCGATCGCGGCGATCATCGGCACCGTACTCAACCAGGACAAGCCCTACAGCGACTATCTGCTTGAGTTTGGTCCCTATTGGTTCAAGGTGTTCCGCGATCTGGGGCTGTACGACGTCTACTCGGCGACCTGGTTTGTCCTGATCATGACCTTCCTGGTCATCTCGACCAGCGTCTGCGTCTACCGCAATGGCCCGCGCATGCTGCGCGAGATGCGCCAGTACCGTGTCAATGTGCAGGCCAAGTCGTTGCGCCTGATGCGCCACCACGAGGAACGGGAGACCGCGGTGGAGATTGCCGGAGTCGAGGCACGCGCAAAGCGTCTCCTGCAGAACCATGGCTATCGGGTGCGCGAGGAGGACCACGGCGATCACCGCGTGCTGGCAGCGATGCGCGGCCGATACAACCGCTTCGGTTACCTGCTCACGCACATCGGCATCGTGGTGATCCTGATCGGCGGGATGCTCGACAGCAACATGTTCCTGAAGATGGCGGTGGCGCTCGGCAAGCTCAAGGTGGAGACGCACGACGTTCCGGTGTCCCAGGTCCCTGCAAGCAGCCGGATCGGCACCTGGAATCCGTCCTACCGTGGTAACGTCAGTATTCCTGAGGGCCAGTCAGCCAATGTGCTGTTCCTGCAGCTCAAGGATGGTTATGTCGTGCAACAGTTACCGTTCACGGTCACCGTCAAGAAATTTACCGTCAAGCATTACATCACCGGACAGCCTAAGGATTTCCAGAGCGAGGTGGTCGTGCATGACCCGCGTACCGGCAAGACCGTGCATGACACGATCCGGGTTAACCACCCGCTGGATTTCGACGGAGACAAGATCTTTCAGGCCAGCTTCGGTGACGGCGGTTCCAAGCTGCAATTCAAGATTTGGTCGCTGGCGGGTGTGAGCAAGCCGCTCGATTTCAAGGGTACGGTATTCGGCAAGTACGCACTGGACACGCAGGATGGCAAGCGGCAGCTCGAAATCGATAACTTCCGCATGTACAACATCGAACAGAAGCCAGGTGAGAATGGGATTTCCAAACCAGTCGATCTAGGCCCAAGTGTGACCTTTAAGCTGCGCAACTCACAGGGCGAAGCCAATGAATACGTGAACTATCTTGTGCCTCGTCGTGTCGATGGCATCAGCTATTTTCTGAGTGGTGTACGTTCAGAGCCGAACAAGCCATACCGCTACCTGCACATCCCAGCCGGACCCAACGGTGGTGTGCATCGTTTCATGCAGTTTGCCGAGGCTATGCATTCCAAGACTATGCTCGACAAGGTCTCGGGTAGCATGGCTGAGAATACACTCGCGGCAATGGGTAAGAACGGCGATGCTGCGACCCTGAGCAAGATCAAGTCCTCGATCCGTCAGATCCTGCAATTGTTCGCTCAGGGGGGGTATACTGCGGTGGTGCAAAGTGTGCGCGAGCGCGTGCCCGCAGACCGCCAGAAGGAGGCTGCCGATGCCTTTCTCAAGGTACTCAACGCCGGACTTGAGGGCGTGTACCGAGACGTTCTGGCGCAGGACGGCGTGAACTCTCCGACGCAGCAGGACTGGAACTTTTTCCAGGCTGCGGTCCCGTCGCTCAGTGTGCTGCCGCTCTATGGTGCGCCCGTCTACTTGCAGTTGACCAACTTCAAGCAAATTCAGGCTGCCGGTCTTCAAATCACGCGTTATCCGGGTGCCAAGGTGGTGTGGATTGGCGCGCTTATGCTGTTGTCGGGAATTTTTCTGATGTTTTTCGTGTCGCACCGTAGGATCTGGTTACGTACCGAGCCCCGGGGAGACGGTGGCACCCGTGTGCTCTTTGCGGGTACCAGCAACCGTAATATGATGGAATTCGATCGCCATTTCGGCCAGTTAAAAGACGCGCTGTTCAGTAAGCTTCGGCCATGA
- a CDS encoding phosphotransferase: MALSSLPDADELRAFLTAYPGVVAVAQPVPTGLVDTWRLATESGPRLLSLFVQDAAAAAEQGAARLGRLREAGVPAASPLADRTGHLVGRLGAFPAMLLLPPPGESLPECAAVHCAAVGEALAGLHRLPADADAAPRPGVREQAQALPPALPTEDAGLVQDELRFQGLYRLNDLPRGLVHGGPMRAALFEGERLGGLLGLERAGEDVLLRDLAAVAVAGCTSSGGALDPSRVLALLGAYHALRRLKPIERGAWPVALRGEALRRWLDALEAGAADEARSAKTLLLACREGERELARLWP, from the coding sequence ATGGCGCTTTCCTCGCTGCCGGACGCCGATGAGCTGCGTGCGTTTCTCACCGCCTATCCCGGCGTGGTAGCGGTTGCTCAGCCCGTGCCGACGGGCTTGGTCGACACGTGGCGGCTCGCGACTGAAAGCGGTCCCCGGCTGCTGAGCCTGTTCGTGCAGGATGCGGCCGCGGCGGCCGAGCAGGGTGCCGCCCGGCTCGGGCGGTTGCGCGAGGCCGGGGTTCCCGCCGCAAGTCCGCTGGCCGACCGGACCGGTCATCTCGTCGGACGTCTGGGCGCTTTCCCCGCCATGCTCCTGTTGCCACCGCCGGGCGAGTCCTTGCCGGAATGTGCTGCCGTGCACTGCGCTGCCGTGGGCGAGGCGCTGGCGGGCCTGCATCGGCTGCCCGCGGACGCGGATGCAGCGCCCCGTCCGGGCGTGCGCGAACAGGCACAGGCGCTGCCGCCGGCGCTGCCCACGGAAGATGCCGGGCTGGTGCAGGACGAGCTGCGCTTCCAGGGGCTGTATCGCCTGAACGACCTGCCGCGCGGGCTGGTACACGGCGGACCGATGCGCGCGGCGCTGTTCGAGGGAGAGCGGCTCGGCGGGCTGCTCGGCCTGGAACGGGCGGGCGAGGATGTGCTGCTGCGCGATCTTGCAGCGGTGGCGGTCGCGGGCTGCACAAGCTCCGGAGGCGCCCTGGACCCGTCTCGCGTACTGGCCCTGCTCGGGGCCTACCACGCGCTGCGCCGGCTCAAGCCCATCGAACGTGGCGCCTGGCCGGTGGCGCTGCGCGGCGAGGCGTTGCGCCGCTGGCTGGATGCGCTGGAGGCCGGGGCGGCGGACGAGGCGCGGTCGGCGAAGACCCTGCTGCTCGCCTGCCGCGAGGGCGAGCGGGAGCTAGCCCGCCTCTGGCCCTGA
- a CDS encoding endonuclease/exonuclease/phosphatase family protein, producing the protein MMFDTGTMNSVLASPHPSRQLIRLLSYNIQVGITTSRYRHYLTHSWKHVLPYPERMATLRGIAHFISDFDLVGLQEIDAGSLRTGFVDQAEYLAHTAPFPHWYSQTNRRLGHFARHALGLMGRFSAHRVVAHRLPGPIPGRGALEVHFGSQQEPLVVILVHLALGRRTRRMQFEYVARLASQYRHVVVMGDLNCPPEAHELLALTQTTDLRVADHGVATYPSWRPAQSFDHILTSPTLEVRRSQAFPVNYSDHLPVGLELILPAGLNLYHEQADVLPRIVEH; encoded by the coding sequence ATGATGTTCGACACTGGCACGATGAATAGCGTACTCGCCAGCCCACACCCCAGCCGTCAGCTGATCCGACTGCTCAGCTACAACATACAGGTTGGCATCACCACCTCGCGTTACCGCCACTATCTCACGCACAGTTGGAAGCACGTGCTGCCCTATCCCGAGCGCATGGCCACGCTGCGCGGGATCGCGCATTTCATCTCGGATTTCGATCTGGTCGGTCTTCAGGAAATCGATGCCGGCAGTTTGCGTACCGGCTTCGTCGACCAGGCCGAGTATCTCGCCCACACCGCGCCCTTCCCGCACTGGTACAGCCAAACCAACCGTCGCCTCGGACACTTCGCGCGGCATGCTCTGGGACTGATGGGACGCTTCAGCGCACATCGTGTGGTGGCGCACCGGCTGCCTGGGCCGATACCCGGTCGCGGCGCGCTGGAGGTGCATTTCGGTTCGCAGCAGGAACCCCTGGTCGTAATCCTGGTGCATCTGGCGCTGGGGCGGCGCACCCGTCGGATGCAGTTTGAGTATGTCGCCCGCCTGGCTAGCCAATACCGGCATGTGGTGGTGATGGGCGATCTCAACTGTCCGCCCGAGGCGCACGAACTGCTCGCGCTCACCCAGACCACGGATCTGCGCGTGGCCGATCACGGGGTCGCGACCTACCCGAGCTGGCGCCCCGCACAGTCCTTCGATCATATCCTGACCAGTCCGACGTTAGAGGTGCGTAGATCGCAGGCGTTCCCCGTCAACTATTCCGATCATCTACCCGTGGGACTGGAGCTGATTCTGCCTGCCGGGCTCAATCTATACCATGAGCAAGCAGACGTGCTGCCAAGGATTGTGGAGCACTGA